A DNA window from Paenibacillus andongensis contains the following coding sequences:
- a CDS encoding WD40/YVTN/BNR-like repeat-containing protein: MIKGTHGNQRNCLFKVGGNEPGRGQGPRLVIDPNDNHVLYFGARSGNGLWKSTDSGVTWSKVNNFPDAGTYIPFPGQAYGGNPTGLSWIAFDPRTGTAGHPTQTIYAGVDTNTGNNLYRSTDGGETWAAVPGQPTGFLPHHGILSSTGMLYISFSNGVGSYDGSKGDVWKLDTHTGTWTNISPVASSDSSDFWGYGGLAVDAQHPDTLIVATLNSWWPDANIYRSTDGGKTWSPIWQWGAYPNRNLKYTMDISAAPWLTMGSPFNLQAQAPALGWMIDDLEIDPFNSDRMMYGTGATLYGTNNLTAWDTGSTVNISVMAKGVEETNVLDLISPPAGPHLISAIGDITGFTHEDITKAPSMMFTNPYVVVPTSLDYAELKPNVIVRVGDSYNNSTKNPSGKVVGISTDGGTTWSPDATEPPNASGGEIAVSADGSAFVWGGGASNSVYYTTDNGNTWSASQGVPSQAQVISDRVNPKKFYAYWAGKFYVSIDQGATFTQTATTDLPLNTAPGVGPTMSIKAMPGHEGDIWIAGGNTVEGKYGIWHSTDSGNSFTKLKKVEEADSIGFGKAAPEEDYMTLYTVAKIDGQRGIFRSTNGGNSWKRINDDQHQYGTPKSIIGDPRIYGRVYFATNGRGIIYGDPVKDRD; this comes from the coding sequence ATGATCAAGGGAACACATGGAAATCAACGGAACTGCCTTTTTAAAGTCGGCGGTAATGAGCCTGGACGTGGGCAGGGACCTCGGTTGGTTATTGATCCCAATGACAATCATGTTTTATATTTTGGCGCTCGCAGCGGCAATGGATTATGGAAGAGTACAGATTCCGGTGTAACTTGGTCAAAAGTCAACAATTTCCCTGATGCGGGTACATATATTCCTTTTCCTGGTCAGGCTTATGGCGGTAATCCGACCGGTCTTTCCTGGATCGCTTTTGATCCGCGTACAGGAACTGCAGGCCACCCGACGCAGACTATTTACGCTGGTGTAGATACCAACACAGGCAACAATCTTTACCGCAGTACAGATGGCGGGGAAACTTGGGCGGCAGTGCCGGGACAACCAACTGGATTCCTTCCGCACCACGGGATCTTATCATCGACGGGCATGTTGTACATTTCCTTCAGCAATGGCGTAGGTTCCTATGATGGAAGCAAGGGGGATGTCTGGAAGCTCGATACCCATACAGGAACTTGGACCAACATCAGCCCAGTTGCAAGCAGTGATAGCAGCGATTTCTGGGGATATGGCGGACTTGCGGTCGATGCTCAGCATCCAGACACTTTGATAGTTGCGACACTGAATTCCTGGTGGCCAGACGCGAATATTTATCGGAGTACGGATGGAGGGAAAACGTGGAGCCCCATTTGGCAATGGGGGGCGTATCCGAACCGTAACCTCAAATACACAATGGATATTTCGGCAGCGCCTTGGCTTACGATGGGAAGTCCGTTCAATCTGCAGGCGCAAGCTCCAGCGCTTGGATGGATGATTGACGATTTGGAAATTGACCCTTTCAACTCCGATCGCATGATGTATGGAACAGGGGCTACTTTGTATGGGACTAATAATTTGACAGCATGGGATACTGGCAGTACTGTCAATATTTCCGTGATGGCAAAAGGGGTGGAAGAAACCAACGTTCTGGATCTGATCAGTCCGCCGGCTGGCCCTCATTTAATCAGCGCAATAGGCGATATAACTGGATTCACACATGAAGATATAACAAAAGCGCCATCCATGATGTTTACGAATCCTTATGTTGTCGTACCGACAAGCTTGGATTACGCGGAACTGAAACCAAACGTGATTGTTCGGGTAGGAGATTCATACAACAATAGTACTAAAAATCCGAGTGGAAAAGTGGTGGGAATTAGTACCGATGGGGGTACGACCTGGAGCCCGGATGCTACGGAACCACCTAATGCAAGCGGGGGAGAAATAGCTGTCTCTGCTGATGGAAGCGCGTTTGTATGGGGCGGTGGGGCTTCAAACAGTGTCTATTATACGACAGATAACGGAAATACATGGTCAGCAAGTCAGGGTGTTCCTAGTCAAGCGCAGGTCATTTCAGATCGTGTCAATCCGAAGAAATTTTACGCATATTGGGCAGGTAAGTTTTATGTGAGTATTGATCAAGGAGCTACCTTTACACAAACAGCAACGACAGATCTACCTCTAAATACTGCTCCGGGTGTCGGACCTACAATGTCGATCAAAGCTATGCCTGGTCATGAAGGGGATATTTGGATTGCAGGCGGAAATACGGTTGAGGGCAAATATGGCATCTGGCATTCTACAGATTCCGGAAATAGCTTTACGAAGCTGAAAAAAGTGGAAGAAGCAGATTCGATTGGCTTTGGAAAAGCAGCGCCGGAGGAGGACTACATGACATTGTATACCGTCGCGAAAATTGATGGACAACGTGGAATCTTCCGCTCCACGAATGGCGGTAATAGCTGGAAGCGGATTAATGATGATCAACATCAGTATGGAACTCCGAAATCCATTATAGGCGACCCACGAATTTATGGACGGGTTTATTTCGCAACCAATGGTCGTGGCATTATTTATGGGGATCCGGTGAAGGATAGGGATTAG
- a CDS encoding response regulator transcription factor, producing MYKVVLVDDENAIRQGLKAIVDWRRHGFEVIGEAGNGREALLRHQELKPDLMVMDVRMPGMDGLQVIEEIRKIDKECQFIILSGHADFSYAKRAISWGVNAYLLKPVDTDEFDAELDRICGVLKEATGSLQKTEQTSAQQLADQIVSLLMYEEEGHRTAMEPLEEPELDWRSYRVMLLKLHPPLGSHANGRAEVRRKLAQRFELSGTGIVFSVEPFVGVLLNERAPIELQANSMYLDLEESLLGLNGGFSAAAGDPVHQLADIGLSYSQAVRLLKEEFLFRGERTVILKRPPLNLAANGARDSEPTGPDINALADKLFYALDIGSKDAVRRILDEGGQSIAAYDGAEQAMKTAVSQWISLALTKLSKTSDTAFTAVQDALSVVAEIYEQPDLRSLCQMLEDRLLKLTEHKSTFSSESAVKQILDFVERHYAENLKLETLAELFNYNSGYLGKMFKSFTGDTFHNYLDKVRIRNAKHLLAGGLKVHQVATRVGYANADYFHLKFKKYIGESPSRYKMKPTKTTSG from the coding sequence ATGTATAAAGTTGTTCTCGTAGACGATGAAAATGCGATACGCCAAGGCTTGAAGGCGATTGTGGACTGGCGGCGGCACGGCTTCGAGGTGATCGGGGAAGCGGGTAACGGCCGGGAGGCGCTGCTTCGGCACCAGGAGCTGAAGCCCGACCTTATGGTCATGGATGTCCGCATGCCTGGGATGGACGGGCTTCAGGTTATCGAAGAAATTCGCAAGATCGATAAGGAATGCCAATTTATCATTTTAAGCGGCCACGCCGATTTCTCGTACGCCAAGCGAGCGATTTCATGGGGAGTGAACGCCTATTTGCTCAAGCCAGTAGATACGGATGAATTCGACGCAGAGCTTGACAGGATCTGTGGAGTGCTGAAAGAGGCCACCGGATCGCTGCAAAAAACGGAACAGACGTCGGCGCAGCAGCTCGCGGATCAGATCGTATCGCTGCTCATGTATGAAGAGGAGGGTCACCGTACGGCGATGGAACCGCTGGAGGAGCCGGAGCTCGATTGGCGTTCGTATCGGGTAATGCTCCTGAAGCTGCATCCGCCGCTTGGCAGTCATGCAAACGGTCGGGCCGAAGTCAGGCGAAAGCTGGCGCAGCGTTTTGAGTTGTCGGGTACAGGCATCGTATTCTCCGTAGAACCCTTTGTCGGCGTTTTGCTGAATGAGAGGGCGCCAATTGAGTTACAGGCTAATTCAATGTATCTGGATTTGGAAGAATCACTTCTGGGACTGAACGGCGGTTTCTCCGCAGCGGCGGGAGACCCGGTGCATCAGCTCGCCGATATCGGTCTATCCTATTCGCAGGCTGTCCGTCTGCTGAAGGAAGAGTTCCTGTTTCGCGGAGAACGGACGGTCATCCTTAAGCGTCCGCCGCTCAACCTTGCCGCGAACGGCGCAAGAGACAGCGAGCCGACCGGACCCGATATAAACGCTTTGGCGGATAAGCTATTTTATGCGCTCGATATCGGCAGCAAGGACGCAGTTCGGCGCATTCTGGATGAAGGGGGGCAGTCGATCGCCGCGTACGACGGCGCGGAGCAAGCGATGAAAACCGCCGTCTCGCAATGGATATCGCTCGCGCTGACCAAGCTGTCGAAGACAAGCGATACCGCCTTCACCGCCGTACAGGATGCCCTTTCGGTAGTCGCGGAAATCTATGAGCAGCCTGATCTTCGGTCGTTGTGTCAGATGCTTGAGGACAGGTTGCTCAAACTGACAGAGCACAAAAGCACGTTCAGCAGCGAGTCTGCCGTCAAGCAAATTCTCGACTTCGTGGAGCGTCATTACGCTGAGAACTTAAAGCTTGAGACACTCGCCGAGCTATTCAATTACAATAGCGGGTATTTGGGGAAGATGTTCAAAAGCTTCACGGGCGACACCTTTCACAACTACTTGGACAAAGTCCGAATCCGGAACGCCAAGCACTTGCTGGCCGGCGGGCTCAAGGTGCATCAGGTAGCGACGCGTGTCGGGTATGCCAACGCCGATTATTTCCATTTGAAATTCAAAAAGTATATAGGTGAATCGCCGTCCCGCTATAAGATGAAGCCGACTAAAACCACTTCGGGGTGA
- a CDS encoding sensor histidine kinase — MKWIDKTNNIHMKKKLIISFILVVFIPVGIVGALLTQSLRQTALNDAVQQTSNDVEKVKTRIGEILKMSIEISNKLSTDPRLEALVNKRYESNYSVVEAYREYREFEQYVRLYKEIANIRLYVDNPTLLNNWDYLQPEPSIANSEWYKATIKNSDKIGWYYIGDETKGNNAYLSLVRRVYFPNYRTVGVLVIDISQTELNGILRQEQFDTMVIDGNGYIDAAKNTGLVGKHIRDFHITQEMLDKPSGTYQIDYNGETSKLIIESLIPDVSSNGLKIISVFSVQSIVKGANRISMFALSIIIMSLLIALVFIYIFSSLLSKRILRLSKQINKVALGDLHASSVIDGDDEIGQLSRQFNNMVGNIRELMEEVTESNRQKAQLELKQKEIKLKMMASQINPHFLFNALESLRMKIHLRGSADIADIVRVLGKLMRKSLEIGGGTITLGEELDMVRCYLAIQQFRYEDRLTYELELDPPSSEIRILPLVMQPLVENAVIHGIENKEEAGFVRIRTELQDDALYVTVADDGAGIPEARLDALISSLDDPEDGKNHRIGLRNVHQRLILTYGEQSGLRIVSRENKGTEIRFMIPIGGDSHV; from the coding sequence ATGAAATGGATAGACAAAACGAACAACATTCATATGAAAAAGAAGTTGATCATTTCATTTATCCTTGTTGTGTTTATTCCGGTCGGGATCGTTGGCGCTTTGCTGACCCAATCGCTCCGCCAGACGGCACTTAACGATGCGGTCCAGCAAACGTCGAACGACGTGGAGAAGGTGAAGACGCGCATCGGCGAAATATTGAAGATGTCGATCGAGATTTCTAACAAGTTGTCGACGGACCCGCGATTAGAAGCTCTCGTCAATAAGCGTTATGAATCGAACTATTCTGTTGTAGAGGCTTATAGAGAATATCGGGAGTTCGAGCAATACGTGCGGCTGTATAAAGAAATCGCCAATATCCGGTTGTACGTGGATAATCCGACGCTGCTGAATAATTGGGACTATTTACAGCCAGAGCCGTCGATTGCGAATTCGGAATGGTACAAGGCGACGATAAAGAACTCGGATAAAATCGGCTGGTATTACATCGGAGACGAAACGAAAGGCAATAATGCTTACCTGAGCCTGGTGCGCCGCGTCTATTTTCCGAATTACCGAACGGTCGGCGTGCTCGTCATCGATATCAGCCAAACGGAGCTGAACGGAATTCTGAGGCAGGAGCAGTTCGATACGATGGTCATCGACGGGAACGGATATATCGATGCTGCCAAAAACACGGGCCTCGTGGGCAAGCATATTCGCGACTTTCACATCACCCAGGAAATGCTGGATAAACCGAGCGGCACGTACCAAATCGATTACAACGGGGAAACGTCAAAGCTCATTATAGAGTCCCTCATTCCGGACGTGAGCAGTAACGGCTTGAAAATCATATCCGTGTTTTCGGTGCAAAGCATCGTTAAGGGAGCGAACCGGATCAGCATGTTCGCACTCTCCATTATCATCATGAGCCTGTTAATCGCCTTGGTGTTCATCTATATTTTTTCCTCCCTGTTGTCAAAGCGCATCCTTCGCTTGAGCAAGCAAATCAATAAAGTGGCTTTAGGCGATTTGCATGCCAGCTCCGTGATTGATGGTGACGACGAAATCGGCCAGTTGTCACGGCAATTCAATAATATGGTCGGCAATATCCGCGAGTTGATGGAGGAAGTGACCGAATCGAATCGGCAAAAAGCGCAGCTGGAGCTCAAGCAGAAAGAAATCAAACTAAAAATGATGGCCAGCCAGATCAATCCCCATTTCTTGTTCAACGCCCTTGAGTCGCTACGGATGAAGATTCATTTGCGGGGGAGTGCGGATATCGCCGACATCGTCAGGGTGCTTGGGAAACTGATGCGCAAGAGCCTCGAGATCGGAGGCGGTACGATTACACTCGGCGAAGAGCTGGACATGGTCCGATGTTATTTGGCCATTCAACAATTCCGCTATGAGGACCGACTTACCTACGAGCTTGAGCTCGACCCGCCATCAAGCGAAATCCGGATTCTTCCGCTCGTCATGCAGCCTTTGGTGGAGAACGCCGTGATCCACGGGATTGAGAATAAAGAAGAGGCCGGCTTCGTACGGATTCGTACGGAACTACAGGATGACGCCCTGTATGTGACTGTTGCCGACGATGGCGCCGGAATTCCGGAAGCAAGACTGGATGCGCTGATCAGCTCGCTGGACGACCCCGAAGACGGGAAGAACCATCGCATTGGCCTGCGCAACGTGCATCAGCGGCTTATCCTTACCTATGGGGAGCAATCCGGACTCCGCATCGTCAGCCGGGAAAATAAAGGGACGGAAATTCGTTTCATGATACCGATTGGAGGAGATTCGCATGTATAA
- a CDS encoding ABC transporter substrate-binding protein, whose amino-acid sequence MKKPFRMAASLVLAGVMTFTAVGCSKTPASDVGQAPAQSAAGDAGKGAADNKPITLTGFSGNNANWDDMQSEVGKIIQQKTGVSLKMEFSLSSTDQKIPLMISSGQYPDLILPSGDAGKLVDAGALIDLTDLIDKYAPNLKKIYGPYMKRLRWSNDDHAIYVLPTLGGVDQTDFDAGGIFALQHAVVKELGYPKIRTLQDYENVIKTYKDKHPTIDGKPTIGLSLNADDWRILISVTNPAVYATGLQDDGEFYIDPKTYQASLHYLRPEEKEYFRWLNHMNDIGLMDPESFVQKFDQYNAKIASGRVLGLIDAWWDIGGGVDALNKDGKSDRTYGFYPVTMNENIKDHSFQDRGYLAGWGTAITKSNKDPVRTIKFLDWLASDEAQVLNNWGVEGVDYKVENGKRVIPPDQLERRTKDTANWQKATGIGNYGGFSARWGDGVTDPTGNTYTTNNVEQIVQKYPDAAKDVLSHYNAKTWKDLFPKKEEFPVKPWGAAWNIPMPTGSDADVIFQKCEEIMKKRVPEAILAKPDQFDTVWQNFMNDLDKAGAKKLGEMYTKLVQDRVKLWNE is encoded by the coding sequence ATGAAAAAGCCATTTCGTATGGCGGCGAGCCTCGTGCTCGCGGGGGTTATGACATTCACGGCCGTCGGCTGCAGCAAGACGCCGGCAAGCGATGTTGGACAAGCGCCAGCCCAATCCGCAGCGGGCGACGCCGGCAAAGGCGCTGCCGACAATAAGCCAATCACGCTAACGGGGTTCTCTGGCAATAATGCGAATTGGGACGACATGCAGAGCGAAGTCGGCAAAATCATTCAGCAGAAAACGGGCGTTAGCCTCAAGATGGAGTTCAGCCTCAGCTCGACGGATCAGAAAATTCCGCTCATGATTTCCAGCGGACAGTATCCCGATCTCATCCTGCCGAGTGGCGATGCCGGCAAGCTCGTGGATGCGGGCGCACTCATCGACTTGACGGATTTGATTGATAAATACGCGCCGAATCTGAAAAAAATATACGGCCCTTATATGAAACGTTTGCGTTGGAGCAATGATGACCATGCCATCTATGTGCTGCCGACACTGGGGGGCGTGGATCAAACGGATTTCGATGCGGGCGGCATCTTCGCTCTGCAGCATGCGGTGGTGAAGGAGCTCGGTTATCCGAAAATCCGCACGCTTCAGGATTATGAAAATGTGATCAAGACGTATAAAGACAAGCATCCGACCATCGACGGCAAACCGACGATCGGGCTGTCGCTTAATGCCGACGACTGGCGCATTCTGATTTCCGTAACGAATCCTGCCGTTTATGCGACGGGACTTCAGGACGACGGCGAATTCTATATCGATCCGAAAACGTACCAAGCGTCGCTGCATTACCTGCGTCCGGAAGAAAAGGAATATTTCCGCTGGCTGAACCATATGAACGATATTGGCCTGATGGATCCGGAGAGCTTCGTACAGAAGTTCGACCAGTACAACGCGAAGATCGCCTCCGGCCGCGTACTCGGCTTGATTGACGCGTGGTGGGATATCGGTGGCGGAGTGGATGCACTGAATAAAGACGGCAAGTCCGATCGTACGTACGGCTTTTATCCGGTTACGATGAACGAGAACATTAAAGACCATTCTTTCCAGGATAGAGGGTATTTGGCGGGATGGGGCACCGCCATTACGAAGAGCAACAAGGACCCGGTCCGCACAATCAAGTTTCTGGATTGGCTCGCTTCCGACGAGGCGCAAGTGCTGAACAATTGGGGCGTAGAGGGCGTCGATTACAAGGTGGAGAACGGCAAGCGCGTCATTCCGCCCGATCAGCTCGAACGCAGAACGAAGGACACGGCAAACTGGCAAAAAGCGACAGGCATAGGGAACTACGGCGGCTTTTCCGCGAGATGGGGCGACGGCGTGACCGATCCGACCGGCAACACGTATACGACGAATAACGTCGAACAAATCGTCCAGAAATATCCCGATGCGGCGAAGGACGTGCTCTCTCACTACAACGCGAAGACGTGGAAAGACCTGTTCCCGAAGAAGGAAGAGTTCCCAGTCAAGCCTTGGGGAGCAGCCTGGAATATCCCAATGCCGACGGGATCCGATGCCGACGTCATCTTCCAGAAATGCGAAGAAATCATGAAGAAGCGTGTCCCGGAAGCAATCTTGGCGAAGCCGGATCAATTCGATACGGTATGGCAAAACTTTATGAACGATTTGGATAAGGCAGGCGCGAAAAAGCTCGGCGAGATGTACACCAAGCTGGTGCAGGACCGCGTCAAACTTTGGAACGAGTAA
- a CDS encoding carbohydrate ABC transporter permease, with amino-acid sequence MTGAVGDRSEFGFQLFLYVLLTAVAIVTLYPFLNVLAISLNDSTDTVRGGIYVWPREFTWANYATIFHYQSLLTGFRNSVLRTVLGTVIGVFSAAMVAYVLSRADFQARRLFSLYLALTMYFSGGLIPGYMLMRNLHLIGTFWIYIIPAIMSVWNVYVIRSYIDGLPYSLQESAKLDGANDFVIFTRIILPLCKPVLATIALFIAVGHWNAWFDTYLFNSNKPNLTTLQFELQKILLSTTQDGSNAHKVNSVASIATVSPESIKMAITIVVTAPILVVYPFLQKYFVKGITLGAVKS; translated from the coding sequence ATGACCGGTGCAGTGGGTGACCGCTCCGAGTTTGGCTTCCAATTGTTTCTGTATGTGCTTCTGACCGCCGTCGCCATCGTCACGCTTTATCCGTTTCTGAATGTGCTGGCGATTTCGCTGAACGATTCGACCGATACGGTCCGAGGCGGCATCTACGTTTGGCCCCGCGAATTTACGTGGGCGAATTATGCGACGATTTTCCATTACCAGTCGCTGCTCACGGGCTTTCGTAATTCCGTGCTCCGAACGGTGCTCGGCACGGTAATCGGCGTGTTTAGCGCCGCGATGGTCGCTTATGTGCTCAGCCGGGCGGATTTTCAGGCAAGACGCCTGTTCTCGCTGTATCTCGCGCTGACGATGTATTTCTCCGGCGGGTTGATACCGGGGTATATGCTCATGCGGAATCTGCATCTGATCGGGACATTCTGGATTTACATCATCCCGGCGATCATGAGCGTCTGGAATGTCTATGTCATTCGCTCTTATATCGACGGCCTGCCTTATTCGCTGCAGGAGTCGGCCAAGCTGGACGGAGCCAACGACTTTGTTATTTTTACGAGAATTATACTTCCGCTCTGCAAGCCGGTGCTGGCCACCATCGCGCTGTTCATCGCTGTCGGCCACTGGAACGCCTGGTTCGACACGTATTTGTTCAACAGCAACAAGCCTAACCTGACGACGCTGCAATTTGAGCTGCAGAAAATTTTGCTAAGCACGACGCAGGACGGAAGCAACGCGCATAAAGTTAACTCCGTCGCCAGCATTGCGACTGTATCCCCGGAATCGATCAAGATGGCGATCACGATCGTGGTGACCGCTCCGATTCTGGTCGTGTATCCGTTCCTGCAGAAGTATTTCGTGAAGGGCATTACGCTGGGGGCAGTAAAGAGCTAG
- a CDS encoding ABC transporter permease: MESLTSREILQTDRRIRKRGFWKTFLQQRYLYMMSIPFVIWVFVFSYMPLWGWLMAFQNYKPSKSILEQKWVGLQNFQQLFADDKFYVVLRNTLAMSFMGLIAGFTVPILFAILINEVKNRVFKRSVQTISYLPHFVSWVVVAGMVSKMLSTDGGIVNVLLLKLHLISEPVQFMAKGNLFWGIVTASDLWKETGWNSIIYLAAIAGIDQELYEAATVDGAGRFRRIWHITLPGIRSTFMVLLILSIGNLISIGFEKQFLLGNQLVTDYSQVLDLYALNYGIGLSRYSFGTAVGMFNSVVSVALVLTANALYRKATKESVI; this comes from the coding sequence ATGGAATCGCTCACATCCCGGGAAATCCTCCAGACAGACCGTAGGATCAGGAAGAGGGGCTTCTGGAAAACATTTCTCCAGCAGCGTTATCTGTACATGATGTCTATCCCGTTCGTCATCTGGGTGTTCGTGTTCAGCTACATGCCGCTTTGGGGCTGGCTCATGGCATTTCAGAATTACAAGCCGAGCAAGTCGATTTTGGAGCAGAAATGGGTAGGCCTGCAAAATTTCCAGCAATTGTTTGCGGACGACAAATTCTACGTCGTGCTGCGCAACACACTGGCGATGAGCTTCATGGGATTAATCGCAGGCTTTACGGTGCCGATTCTGTTCGCGATTCTGATCAATGAAGTGAAGAACCGGGTGTTCAAACGGTCCGTGCAGACGATTTCCTATTTGCCGCACTTCGTTTCGTGGGTCGTCGTTGCCGGCATGGTGTCGAAGATGCTGTCGACCGACGGCGGGATCGTGAACGTGCTGCTGCTGAAGCTGCATCTGATCTCGGAGCCTGTACAATTTATGGCCAAAGGCAATTTGTTCTGGGGGATCGTAACCGCTTCCGACCTGTGGAAAGAAACCGGCTGGAACTCCATCATCTATTTAGCAGCCATTGCGGGTATCGACCAGGAGCTTTACGAAGCGGCGACCGTTGACGGAGCCGGAAGGTTCCGCCGCATTTGGCACATCACACTGCCCGGCATACGCTCGACGTTCATGGTGCTGCTGATCTTGTCGATCGGGAATTTGATCAGCATCGGCTTCGAGAAGCAGTTCCTGCTTGGTAATCAGCTGGTAACGGACTATTCGCAAGTGCTCGATTTGTATGCGCTTAATTACGGGATCGGGCTCAGCCGCTATTCCTTCGGTACCGCTGTCGGCATGTTCAATTCGGTTGTTAGCGTCGCCCTGGTGCTCACGGCGAACGCGCTCTACCGCAAAGCTACGAAGGAAAGCGTCATTTGA
- a CDS encoding extracellular solute-binding protein, which produces MKIQVKVKPEVTLTVFSTLANYAGDQPGWFAKLIKDKFNIKLNIIASNLAGGQQKIATMMASGDLGDIVVGLGGRDYTDAIKAGMLLDWKKDGYGKDIVKYASKALDANSKQFGNGPSEGADMTFGPMLRWDLYQKLGKPEIKTLDDYLKVVKQMQQLSPKSDSGKPTYGFSLWSDWDSNYSMNAKVTAQMFGYAEGDSFNNSDLILTKAGEAKWQGMLDDNSYYMQGLKFFFEANKMGLLDPDSLTQKYSDANNKYKDGQVLFAQFPFVSNIYNSPEHTSAGKGFQFVPFADEQMFSSGFSPYGGQRIWSIGAKTKYPDRVMQFLNWLYTPEGIEESNYGPKGLIWDIKDGKPTLTDFGYKAIVNSVNMPGEYGGGLYKDGTNSINNTTIALSMTNPETGEPYDYTLWSSFLNHNPDPVVKSWRDTMGSMTMKDYVVKHNQVLVQPAYFNGQPPASEPSDIKQKHGEVGKVIKEYSWKMMFSKDDNDFNSLKQQMISKAKGLGYDDVVKWEADQYEKTVATALKK; this is translated from the coding sequence TTGAAAATCCAAGTAAAAGTAAAGCCGGAAGTAACGCTGACGGTATTCTCGACGCTGGCTAACTATGCCGGAGATCAGCCAGGATGGTTTGCTAAGCTGATCAAGGATAAGTTCAATATCAAATTGAACATCATCGCTTCCAACCTGGCCGGCGGTCAGCAAAAAATCGCCACGATGATGGCGTCCGGCGATTTGGGCGATATCGTTGTAGGACTCGGCGGAAGAGACTACACAGATGCCATCAAAGCCGGCATGCTGCTAGACTGGAAGAAAGACGGATACGGCAAAGACATCGTGAAATATGCAAGTAAGGCGCTCGATGCCAATAGCAAGCAATTCGGCAACGGTCCGAGCGAAGGCGCCGACATGACGTTTGGTCCAATGCTCCGTTGGGATTTGTATCAAAAACTGGGCAAACCGGAAATCAAGACGCTTGACGACTATCTGAAAGTCGTCAAGCAAATGCAGCAGCTTAGTCCGAAGAGCGATTCCGGCAAGCCGACGTACGGGTTCTCTCTGTGGTCGGATTGGGACAGCAACTATTCCATGAACGCGAAGGTCACGGCTCAAATGTTCGGCTATGCAGAAGGAGACTCCTTCAACAACAGCGACCTGATCCTGACGAAAGCGGGCGAAGCGAAATGGCAGGGCATGCTCGACGACAACAGTTACTACATGCAAGGCCTGAAATTCTTTTTTGAAGCTAACAAGATGGGGCTGCTTGATCCGGACTCCTTGACGCAGAAGTACTCCGATGCGAACAATAAGTACAAGGACGGACAAGTTCTCTTCGCGCAATTCCCTTTTGTAAGCAATATCTATAACTCGCCGGAGCATACGTCCGCGGGCAAAGGCTTCCAGTTCGTACCTTTCGCCGATGAGCAAATGTTCTCCTCCGGATTTTCGCCTTACGGCGGACAGCGCATTTGGTCAATCGGTGCGAAGACGAAGTATCCGGACCGTGTGATGCAGTTCCTTAACTGGCTGTACACGCCGGAAGGCATCGAAGAATCCAACTACGGTCCGAAAGGCTTGATTTGGGATATAAAGGACGGCAAGCCGACTTTGACCGATTTCGGTTACAAAGCAATCGTGAACTCCGTCAATATGCCCGGCGAATACGGCGGCGGGCTGTACAAGGACGGAACGAACTCTATCAACAACACGACGATCGCCTTGTCCATGACCAATCCGGAAACCGGAGAACCGTATGATTACACCTTGTGGTCTTCGTTCTTGAACCACAATCCGGATCCGGTCGTGAAGAGTTGGCGAGATACAATGGGCTCGATGACGATGAAAGACTACGTCGTCAAGCACAACCAAGTGCTCGTGCAACCGGCGTACTTTAACGGACAGCCGCCGGCGTCGGAACCGTCCGATATCAAGCAGAAGCACGGCGAAGTGGGTAAAGTCATCAAGGAGTACTCATGGAAGATGATGTTCTCGAAGGACGACAATGATTTTAACAGCCTGAAGCAACAAATGATCTCGAAAGCCAAAGGCCTGGGCTACGACGATGTTGTCAAGTGGGAAGCCGACCAATACGAAAAAACGGTTGCTACGGCCTTGAAAAAGTAA